In Maledivibacter sp., the sequence AAAGCCCGCACCCTTTTCACTTATATTGTTGGCCACAATAAAGTCTAAATTTTTTCTATTAACCTTCCCCTTAGCATTTTCAAGAAGATCCTTTGTTTCAGCTGCAAATCCAATCAAAATTTTATCTTTTTTAAGTTTTCCCAGCTCAAATAAAATATCTTGATTCCTTGAAAGCTCTATGGCTAAATCCGAGTCGCTTTTCTTAATCTTATTGTTTGAAACTTCCTTTGGTTTATAATCTGCGACGGCGGCAGCCTTGACTACTATATTAGCCCCATCAAAATTATTTAATACTTCCTTATACATATCCTCAGCAGTTATTACATCTATAACTTTTATTCCATGGGGCTTTTCTAAATTAGTTGGGCCAGATACCAGTGTTACATCTGCACCTCTATCCCTTGCCACAATAGCAATTGAATAACCCATTTTACCTGAGGAATGATTAGTTATGTATCTCACAGGGTCTATTGGTTCCCTAGTAGGGCCTGCTGTGACTAAAACCTTTTTATCCTTTAATGGTTTTGTAGATGTATTTGTCAGTATATCCACTATTTCTTGTACAATGTCCTCTGGGGATGCTAATTTCCCTACACCATAGTCTCCACAAGCTAACCTTCCCAATGCAGGTTCAACGAATTTGTATCCCATTGACTTTAAAGCCCCAATATTTTTTTGTACTATGGGATTATTATACATATTTGTATTCATTGCTGGAGCTATAAGAATAGGAGCTTTAGTTGCCATGACAGTAGTTGATAACATGTCATCCGCAATCCCATTAATCATTTTCCCAATAATATTAGCCGTAGCCGGAACAATAACAAACAAGTCAGCTTTTTGTGCTAAGGATATATGCTCAACATCCCAGGTTTTAGGCTGTCCAAACATATCTGTAACCACATAGTTTTGGGATAAAGATTGAAAGCTTAAGGGTGCAACAAATTCTGTTGCGGATTTAGTCATTACAACGTTTATATTTGCCTTTAGCTTTTTCAATCTACTTATTACATCCAGTGCTTTATAAACCGCAATTCCTCCACTAACACCAATAACTATATTCTTATTACTAAGCATATTGCACCTCTATATATCAGATTCAATTCTTTCATAGGTAATTTTGTCTTCTATTATTTCATTAGTTGCTATAGTTACGGGCTTATTGGATTCTATATCTATAAGCTTTTCACTACCTTCTATTATCTGTCTAGCCCTTTTAGAAGCAGCAATAACTAATGTATATCTACTGTCAACCTTTTTTAGCAATTCATTAATTGGTGGTTTAAGCATTATATTTCCTCCTTATATTTATTTATTAACTCACATATATTATCTTTTACGGTACATTTTTCTGCTTCAATAATTGATATAAGACTATTTACAGCCCTAGATAATTCATCATTTATTATATAATAATCATATTCCTTAATAAAGTCAATTTCATCATAGGCAGCTTTTAATCTTCTACTTATATTTTCTTCAGAATCTCTTCCCCTTGTAGTAATTCTATTTTTTAGTTCCTTCATACTTGGAGGAAGCAAGAAAATGAATATCCCATCTGGAAATTTCTCCTTCACTTGCATTGCCCCTTGAGGATCAATTTCTAATATAATATCCTTTCCCTTATCTAGTTGTTCTAAAACATATTTTTTTGGCGTTCCGTAAAAATTATCATAAACTTGAGCATATTCTAGAAGTTCATCGTTTTCTATCATATATTCAAATTTATTTTTTTCAACAAAATAGTAGTTTACACCTTCTACTTCACCTTTTCTTATTTCCCTTGTTGTAGCTGAAATAGATAGTCCTATTTCAGGCTTGTTTCTTAAAAGCTCCTTACATACCGTACCTTTACCTACACCTGACGGGCCGCATACTATGAATAATGCTCCCTTTTTCATCATATAGATTCTCCTTTTTTATCGTTTATTTCATTGATTTCCTTTACTTCTTTTATTTCTTTAGTATGGAATCTATTGGCCATTGTTTCAGGTTGAACCGCTGACAATACCAAATGATCACTATCACATATGATGACTGCCCTTGTTCTTCTACCATATGTAGCATCAACAAGCTTACCTTGATCTCTAGCTTCATTAATTATCCTTTTAATAGGAGCTGATTCAGGTTTTACTATAGCAACTATCCTATTAGCTGAAATCACATTACCAAAACCTATGTTAACTAGTTTTAAATCCATTTTTATCCCCCTGCTACTCTATATTCTGAATTTGTTCTCTAATTTTTTCCAGTTCACTTTTTATTTCTATTACTATTTTTGATATGTTTATATCAGAAGATTTAGAACCTATGGTGTTTATTTCTCTATTCATTTCTTGAATTAGGAAATCTAGTTTTCTACCCACTGCACCAGACTCATTTAAAATTTCATCCAGTTGTTCTATATGACTGTATAGCCTAACTATTTCTTCAGCTATATTACTCTTATCAGCATAAACAGAAACTTCTAAAGCTATTCTTTCTTCATTGATTTCAATTACATCTTCAGTTAAGTCCTTTATTCTTTCTAATAGCTTTTCTCTATATTCTTTAACTATCATTGGAGTACAAGTCTCTATTTCCTTAACGGTTTCAAATATCCTCTTACTTCGATCCTTTATATCATGTGCTAAGGCATCGCCTTCTGACCTTCTCATATCGACTAAAGAAGATATTGCACCGTCCACTGCAACCTTTAAAGTTTCCCAAATTACATCCTCTTCGTCTTCTTTGCTCTCAATATTAAACGTGTCTGGAAAACGAGTCAAATGAGTTAACTTGATTTCATCACTTAACTGAAATTTATCCTTTATTTCCATTAAGGAATTATAGTATTGCTCAATGATATTTAAATTAGGCTTTATGATTAAATCATCATTTTTGCATTCATCAAGGGTAATATATACCTCTACTCTCCCTCTTTTAACATAGTTCTTAATCAGCTTTCTTATCCTCTCCTCAAAAGAAGATAATTTCTTTGGCATTCTTATAATAATGTCATTATATCTATGATTTACAGATTTTATCTCTACGAGAAAATTCCTTGATTCATCATTGGACTCTCCTCTACCATATCCTGTCATACTGCTAATCATAAAATCAATCCTTCCTTCCACGAAGCAATTTATAGAGTAATATCTACCAACTTCATATTATATCATTAAAAGCCTAAAATTTTAAGGATAGATTAAGTATAATTGTAAAATAAATTGATTATTTATATATAAAATTTTCCATCACATATAAACTCAGCTGTACCCTCCATAAAAACTCTATCATCTTCATTAATATAAATATTTAAAGTTCCACCAGGAATGTCTACCTTTACATTATTGCCAACATTATTTAATCTATAAGCAACATATACCGATGCGCATACACCAGTACCACATGCCAGGGTCTTTCCTGCTCCCCTTTCCCATGTATCAACCTTCATAAATCCTTTATTAACAACCTGAGCAAAATTTACATTGGTATTTTTAGGATAAATACTATATTTTTCTATTTTGGGGCCTAGGATACAAAGCTCCTCTTGGTTTATATTTTCAACAAATATTACGGTATGTGGCACTCCCATCAATATGCTTGAAGCTGTTATACTGGATTCTCCAATTCTTATGCTTTCATTGATAAACATTTCCTTATCCGTATTAACGGGGACGTCTTCAGCCCTTAATATAGGCTTTCCCATATCCACCAATATAGTCTTAACTCTACTATCATCCGCTAGAGTTAATTTTATTTCTTTAACTCCCGCTAAGGTTTCCACAGTCAGAACATCTTTTTTGACAATCTCTTTTTCAAATACAAATTTTGAAAAACATCTGATACCATTTCCACACATTTCACCTATTGAACCATCGGAATTGTAATATTGCATTTTTACATCACTGGTTTGTGACTCCTCTACAATCATCATTCCATCGGCTCCAATACCAAAATGTCTATCACAAACCTTTTTTGCCAATGTAGAATAGTCTATCCCATTAGCCTCTTCTGCCTTAAAAATAATAAAATCATTGCCTGCACCATGCATTTTGCTAAAATTTATCATATGAACCTCCTTATTTAAGTTCCAAGTTTTCAAGTCATTCTTTTAGGTCATTAATAAAAATTCCTATAATAACCTTTAACTTTATTATAATACTTATTATATATCCTATTGGTATTATATTTACTAATTATTTATATTGCCTTTCAAATTTTTTTATTTAGTGGTATACTTTACAAAGAATTTTACACTTGTAGTTTTACGCTTATAAAAGTTCTATTTATTTTATTTACATGTAATGGAGGGATAATATGCCGTTTGATGGCTTAGTCATAAATTCTATAGCATCAGAATTAAAGGAAATATTGTTAACTAAAAAAATCGAAAAAATATATCAACCGGAAAACGATGAAATACTGATAAAGTTTAGAAACGTCAGCAATAAGCTATTGGTATCAGTTAATAGCAGCTTTCCCCATATTAGCTTAACGGATGTACAAAAGAAAAATCCATTAAATCCACCTATGTTTTGTATGCTATTAAGAAAGCACCTTCACGGAGGAAAAATTGTTGATATACATCAAGTAGACTTTGAAAGAATATTAGTAATATCTATTGAAAGCTATGACGAATTAGGAAATATCAGCATTAAAAAATTAATAATTGAAATAATGGGCAAGCATAGTAATATAATTCTAATAGAAGAAAGTAGCAGTAATGTCATCGATAGTATTAAAAGAATACCTTCTAATATAAGTAGACAAAGACAACTGTTACCTGGACTCAAATATGAATATCCACCTTCTCAGGATAAGGTGAATGTTTTTGCCATAAATTATGAGGATTTTGTAAGTAAATTGAATTCGGTTTCAAGTGATACTAAGGTATTTAAGGCACTATATAAATCATTTCAAGGGATAAGTCCTGTAATTGCTAAGGAAATCTGCTTTAATGCCAATTTGGATTTAGAT encodes:
- the coaBC gene encoding bifunctional phosphopantothenoylcysteine decarboxylase/phosphopantothenate--cysteine ligase CoaBC — protein: MLSNKNIVIGVSGGIAVYKALDVISRLKKLKANINVVMTKSATEFVAPLSFQSLSQNYVVTDMFGQPKTWDVEHISLAQKADLFVIVPATANIIGKMINGIADDMLSTTVMATKAPILIAPAMNTNMYNNPIVQKNIGALKSMGYKFVEPALGRLACGDYGVGKLASPEDIVQEIVDILTNTSTKPLKDKKVLVTAGPTREPIDPVRYITNHSSGKMGYSIAIVARDRGADVTLVSGPTNLEKPHGIKVIDVITAEDMYKEVLNNFDGANIVVKAAAVADYKPKEVSNNKIKKSDSDLAIELSRNQDILFELGKLKKDKILIGFAAETKDLLENAKGKVNRKNLDFIVANNISEKGAGFKGDTNIVSIIDSLGNIEKYDKMKKKEIANIILDKAYDLIKLKE
- the gmk gene encoding guanylate kinase, coding for MMKKGALFIVCGPSGVGKGTVCKELLRNKPEIGLSISATTREIRKGEVEGVNYYFVEKNKFEYMIENDELLEYAQVYDNFYGTPKKYVLEQLDKGKDIILEIDPQGAMQVKEKFPDGIFIFLLPPSMKELKNRITTRGRDSEENISRRLKAAYDEIDFIKEYDYYIINDELSRAVNSLISIIEAEKCTVKDNICELINKYKEEI
- the rpoZ gene encoding DNA-directed RNA polymerase subunit omega, whose product is MLKPPINELLKKVDSRYTLVIAASKRARQIIEGSEKLIDIESNKPVTIATNEIIEDKITYERIESDI
- a CDS encoding YicC family protein translates to MISSMTGYGRGESNDESRNFLVEIKSVNHRYNDIIIRMPKKLSSFEERIRKLIKNYVKRGRVEVYITLDECKNDDLIIKPNLNIIEQYYNSLMEIKDKFQLSDEIKLTHLTRFPDTFNIESKEDEEDVIWETLKVAVDGAISSLVDMRRSEGDALAHDIKDRSKRIFETVKEIETCTPMIVKEYREKLLERIKDLTEDVIEINEERIALEVSVYADKSNIAEEIVRLYSHIEQLDEILNESGAVGRKLDFLIQEMNREINTIGSKSSDINISKIVIEIKSELEKIREQIQNIE
- the dapF gene encoding diaminopimelate epimerase produces the protein MINFSKMHGAGNDFIIFKAEEANGIDYSTLAKKVCDRHFGIGADGMMIVEESQTSDVKMQYYNSDGSIGEMCGNGIRCFSKFVFEKEIVKKDVLTVETLAGVKEIKLTLADDSRVKTILVDMGKPILRAEDVPVNTDKEMFINESIRIGESSITASSILMGVPHTVIFVENINQEELCILGPKIEKYSIYPKNTNVNFAQVVNKGFMKVDTWERGAGKTLACGTGVCASVYVAYRLNNVGNNVKVDIPGGTLNIYINEDDRVFMEGTAEFICDGKFYI
- a CDS encoding DUF370 domain-containing protein, with the translated sequence MDLKLVNIGFGNVISANRIVAIVKPESAPIKRIINEARDQGKLVDATYGRRTRAVIICDSDHLVLSAVQPETMANRFHTKEIKEVKEINEINDKKGESI